The nucleotide sequence CATCTCCTACAACGCCGCCACCATTTTCCGCCATTGCTGACCACCTTCTTCGTGAACACCACCAACTCATCACGCGCGAGCTGGACCCGGAACTCGTTCATCGACTCCTCATCCTGCTCCTCGTCCAACTCAGCGTCAGCACTCTCAAACGATAAAACTTGAGATCAGTGGGTATTTGGCAGTTCTTCTCCCACACTCGATTTTAAAATGAGAGGGTAAATTCATAATTTCATAGCCATCGTTAACGGTGTTAGACCTCTGGTAGGCACCTTGCAATCAATTGGTAATTTTTGGAGTctaattgaaatatatatatatatatatatatatatatataaaagaacaaataatgaaaagttaaagaggtatttttatttttttattttttatatcattTACGGGGTTCTTTGacatatatgtttttttttcttacgcTGGCAGTTCATATCATTCGGGTACGAACACATCcaataaaaccaaaaaacaaaatattccGAAGTATCCTAAGCAACTCTTCCTCAGTAGTCAACAATGTACCTTCCATGTGGTTGGCCGCATAAGCAGCAACTTAGTCTGCGGTCTTATTTGTCTTTCTATATACATATTTGGTCTGGAAGGCCACCCCATCACTTTCTATCTCCCAAATATCTCGAGTGAGGAGTTGGTCCAACCCCATCCCGGTCAGGCTCCCTGGATCCAGACATATATGTGTTTTCCCGAGTAAAGATTGTAAGGGAGTTGGGGATGCACGTACGAACATGAGAAGCTGGTAAGTCATACATAGACATGTGaggctttttttttattgtactTCCATGACTTTTTATCATCCAAACACTAATCTATTGTATACCGTGCAGCAGCACACAATCAAAAATATTGGAATTAGAACTTGGATATGTCAATTATGAAGTCCCACACCAGCCCGCTTGCATTGATGGAAGCTATAGACGCTATTATGAGTCTGATCAATTGAAGAATTAAGACActcaactgaaaaaaaaaacactaatatagtttaatatatattattacatAGAGATAAAATTAAACTTGTCCCAACATCAGAAATAAGCTTAGTTCGAATGCTCTCTAGTCGAAAGGTTAAACTGGTGAGACCAAATCTCCCAATCACAGCGACCATGATTAAATCAGGCtaagggtggcaaaatatgacctaacccgccaacccgatccgtattcgacccgccataaacatgtttgggtttggcctaaataggttcgggtcgtaaataggtcgatccgtttaacctgtttattaattgggtcggatacggattttagatgtctgacccgtttaaaccatttaacctgtttaactgttgggcagatTTAACAGgtctaaacgggttaaacaggttaaataggtctaaacaggttaaacgggtctaaacaagtctaaacaggtcgggttgggcaagTTAAACAGATTAGGTTGGGCAGATTAAAcaagtctaaacaggttaaacggatcgGGTTGGACaaacagattaaacaggtcgagtcgggttgggcaaacaagttacctatttattaaacaggttaaacgggtcgggtcgggttatctgtttattaaacaggttaaacgggtcgggttgggttatctgtttattaaacatgacaagtttaggttgtaatttctgacctatttaataaatatgtcgggttcatatttatgattttctgatctGACCTGCATATAATCCGACCTATTTATGACCCGACctgatccgattggtatctctAAATGAGGCTCATAGGTTAGTTTCCTGTAAAGCATAGTTTACGGTAAGTGCATTGCCTTTCCATGTTGAGTAAAGAGTTGGAAATTTTTCGACCAGACAAATCGGACAGTGCCGGCGGTGGGACACCTAATCTTCCGAGATTCGCAGGGATCTACACTCCAAATGACCTTCCAAACTACCCCCTACCATGCCAAAGTCGCCTTCCCAAATTTCTCATTTCaagcattattattattatatattaaaactATAATATCGATAAACGAAATGGAATAGACTGATCCAAGAGTCCAAGACCCTTTGGCGACGAATACTGCAGTCCTCCTCCTCTGCCAGCTTCGCCTTGGAAGCCCTGCTCACTCCATCAGGTATTTATCACCCACCATCCCTTGCTGGCTCCATAGGAAGTGCCACCAAAGATCAGAATCACACCAACCTCCCAAGTTCACCATCAGTTCCTTAACCTCAAATATCTTATGTTCTAGAATTGGTTTTTTTCTCCCCTTGAAAGTATAATTAGAGATCTATCTTTTACTTAGGACTTTAATGTTTTGTATGTTTTTGTGTCTTTCTCAAGTGTTTTGGAGgatgaatgtttttttttttttcagtataTCTAAAAATAACTGATTAGAACAAAAGGTTATGAAAAAGAGCTTATTTTAGTGGGAGATTTGAGGTTTTAGGGTCTTGTCCTCTATGGAATTCTAAGGGGTTTTGTTGCTTTCTactttgaagtcaaatttagtAGTAGATGCTAGTTGCAAACGCTACTTGTTTTGGGCAGCGCTGCAACTCTGCAAGTGATTGATTCCCTAATAGATCTAGAACTCTTCTTTCATTAGTTCAATTATACCTCAATAGGGTGCTCTGTTTTGATGACGGAGAGGAAGATGCAGCCTTTGTCCTTTGTGACCAAGAGATTCCTCTTCTTTGTCGTCTCTCTGTCCATCTTCCTCTTGGTTTTCTCTTGCTCCACTCTTCTAAGGTCGAGCAGTGGGTACCTCATACCTGAATCAGTTCTTATGCTAGTGCTTGCCAATAAGACATCAGAGCTCAGCACCCAATTCAGGGATCATAGCTATCATCATCTTGAGTtattgcctcctcctcctcctcctcctatgaAATATCGAATCAGTGTTCGACGAAATTCCAATTCTAAGAAGGATGCGAGGGTCTCaggtgaaggaaaaaggaaacgaTGTGACTCGAATCAGGCTTTGCTCAAGGTTTATATGTACGACTTACCTCCTGAGTTTCATTTTGGACTGTTGGGTTGGAAGGGGAGAAAAGATCAGATATGGCCGGAAGTTCGTAATCGCATCCCGACCTACCCGGGTGGCTTAAATTTGCAGCACAGTGTAGAATACTGGCTTACATTGGATCTTCTCTCTTCAAATTCTCCGGGTGTCGTCAGGCCTTGCTCGGCAATTAGAGTGATGGATTCGAGCCATGCAGATGCGATCTTTGTGCCATTCTTCTCATCATTGAGCTACAACAGGCATTCTAAGCTCCATGGGAAGGGAAAGGTTGGTCAGAATAAGCTTTTGCAGAAGAAATTGGTGGACTACTTGATGAGCCGTGAGGAGTGGAGGAGAGCGGGTGGAAAGGATCATGTGATTGTAGCCCATCATCCGAACAGCATGTTGGAGGCTCGGAGGAAGCTTGGGTCGGCTATGTTTCTGCTCGCAGATTTTGGGAGATACCCGGTTGAGATTGCGAATCTCAAGAAGGATGTCATTGCTCCTTACATGCATGTAGTGCCTtcagttggcaatgattcagcCCCATTTGAAGACCGCCCTATATTGGCCTATTTCCAGGGAGCAATCCTCAGGAAGGATGTAAGTTTCTTTGGAAATAAATTACCTTCTGATCTATTAAGTTTTTTAGAGGCTGTTTTGAACTCTGCCACTGCTCTTTGTTGGTGTTCAATTAGGAGCGTGAgctttttttattgatatatagTAAGAGTAATATAAGATTACTGATTGAAATGATAAGTTGGGTTTGCTAGCCTAGCCCCTTTTGTAACCACATTATAACTGCAACAccattgattttttttcatgCTTATTATGTTTGGTTGTCCGCTTTTGTTTATTTCTATCCATTGCTGATCGTGTAAATAATTTCATTTGGATGGGTGTTGCAGGGTGGCATGATCCGCCAGAAACTCTACAAACTTTTAAAGGATGAGAAAGATGTCCACTTTGCCTACGGAAGTGTTCGGGAGAATGGAATCAGACATGCAGGTCGGGGAATGGCTTCATCAAGATTCTGTCTTAATATAGCAGGAGACACCCCTTCGTCGAATCGCCTCTTTGATGCAATTGTGAGTCAGTGTGTCCCCGTGGTTATAAGCGATGACATCGAGCTGCCTTTTGAGGATGTCCTAGACTATTCGGAGTTCTGCATCTTTGTACGGGCTTCAGATGCTGTCCAGAAAGGTTTTCTGTTGAATCTACTTAGGGGAATCAAACGAGATGAATGGACTAAAATGTGGGAAAGATTAAAGCAAATTGCACATCATTTTGAGTATCAGTATCCATCCAAGCAGGGAGATGCTGTTCAGATGATCTGGGAGGCACTTGCTCGCAAGATCTCATATGTTCATTTGGAACTTCACAAGGAGAACAGACTCCATCGAGCAGAGCTCATGAACTAAGGAAAATTGGATGAAATTCAGAAGTCCTATACCGCAGCCTTAGGATTAGTCTTTAGAAGGAAAATATACTGATTGGAACCCTTTTGCTGCAGAACTTTCTCTTAGTTAGTCGATAAAGACCTGTAAGAATTTGTGGATAGGTCATAGATTTTCAGTTATAAATTTCAATGCATACCATTGGAACTTACCAAGTAGATTTTTTTCAGCCTCCTGGTGAAAATATACCTTAGATGATAAAAAAATGGAATAGTAAGAAATGTAGCTTGATGGGACAGTGTAATTCTTATCTAGGCGATTAGTTAAAGAATCTTTGGTAGTGAGAATTTCAGTTACCTCAACAGAGCTAACTGGAAAACAAAAGGCAGCTAGCTGAAAAACTTGCAAAAGGTTAATCAATCACTAAACAAACACCCTATAATGACGAACTTCAATTCACATTTAATATATAAACCAAATAAACATTTATGTAAGATAACTACAGATGAGCAGAATAATAAATCATCATGCTATCAAATTCTTTCAAGGCCAACTCTGAAACTGATTGACATCTAGTTTTAGCATTGTATGTCCAAAGAAAATCAGAGAAGATGCATGACAAGATTTTCAGAATTTCACTATGATTTGCAAAAGTAAAGCTGTAATTGTTTGACATACTAAAAGTAATTTTTCATGTTTGTTTCTAAAGAAAATAATCCTTTGGATGAGTAGGATCCAATGTCATCGCTCGCAACCTTCTTCTCATTAATTTGCTTGGACCTCAATAACAAAACATAGATGTTGGCTTATGTGGTCCTTGAAGCATCCTTTCCTTTAATAGCTCTGTACAAATATCTCTATAATAAAACCATTGAATTATGAAACAAGATAGCAAAGACCGACCGACCCACATGagaaaagaaagcaaactcTGAATGCAATAAAACCTAGCAGATTCTTCACATCATGGATACTTCCAAGTTGTCGTTGCTTTGTCCATGGAACTCATGACAAGAAGGAGCTCTGTCAACACCTATTGTGGATGGGATCAGATCCTCTTCGAACTCTTCTTTTGCTGGTTCGATTAGGATCGAAAGTAAAAGGTGGCGTTGCAGATTTCTTCTTGGCATCATGGCTAACAACATCAATGTTGGCAAGGATGCGTGGCTTCTTTCCTGCTAGCCAATGTTCTTCCTTCCACCTGAGGAAAAGATCTATGTTTCTCATACCGTAGACCTTCTCTACTTGGAAAGCTAAGAAACCAATACAAATAAGGAGAATAAGAAGCTTTGGAGTGTGAAGGCCCATTGTTCCACCACCTAACCAGAGAGATGAAGTATTTCTTCTTAAACTTGGAAAAAAATACACCGCTCTGAGACTCCGATCCTTGTCTTGATATGCTCCATTCCCTGTAGATATAGGCCTAGTGTTTATCACCTGTTGGGTTCTAAGTCTAAAAGCATAAAGCTAAGTGACTTAAAAACACCTAGAGAATTTTGATTCACTTCAATCATATGCCTGCAAGCCAAGCAAAATTTAAGGCTGTTTTAGAAGGTTCTGACAGGTATAAATAAAGAGATTGGAACACAATTCTTGGGAAGCTAAGTATCTTTCCACTGGTTCCCtaatctccctccctccctctctccctctctcagaAAAGCCTTAAAGGAGCGATGTGGGGAATAGGACCCCAGCATACGAAACACTTGCTTTATGCCCCCCTTCCCTTTGATCTTCCTATGCTTTAGAAAATTCCTCTTTGAACCAAGAAGCACTCGTATCCATGCAGCAAAAAACAATAGTACTTAGTTTCTTGTGCTAAATGAGTTTCTTTATGCTTTTCTTTGTTAATCCTGCAACCAAACCTacctctttttccttgtgtttgtTGGCTCTCAGGCCCCCATTCAAAGTTTCAAAGAGAACCACAGCAAGCTTTCCTCTAATTCTTCCATGTAATTCCCTTGCCCTTTAATTTTCTCCTTTCTCTATGCAGATCATATTCCCCTTTAACTGtttctttatatttatatttgttgcACGTAATCGCATGCAGCTTGAAGGATTCCTAAAGCGCAAGTTCTCTAACTTTATCAGAAACTAAGGAGCTTCCATTGAGCTAAGATGGCTGACTGGTCATGGTCCGAACCAACAGGTAGGTTTGTACTTTTTTAACTTTGTATCAAAGCAAAAGAGCAACAGCGGCTGTTGCTGCTTTCCAAGGCTTGCTCTGTGCCACTAAACCTTATCTGGGAAGGTATACTTGTACCATTGGAAATATATGGAGTAGAGAATGCCAAAAAAAATACCTACTGAAAATTTATCACCTCAATAAAAACTTAGGCTTGCACCAAAAAACTTTGAAGGCTTGACAGAAATTTTATACATTGTGCATTTTTAAGTAAAATGTATGTCTGTGCTAAATTTTCGAATACAAGCTTGATGTCATGCATCAGGTCTAATTGAGTTGGAGATGAGTAAGACTATCTGCAAAGAGAGTAATTGAAATTACCATATGTACAAAATTTGCATCAACACTCGATATTCAGTATGCACAACTCATATGCACTTCATAAATTCTTTGATAGAAGGAAAGAGGTGGGTCTATCATGTACGATAACATTCTCTACGTACTTATTAGACAAGCATGCAGATTTCCAGAAATTAAATAGAATGAGTGTGCAAATCCAAATCCTGCAGGTGCacatgtgtgtgagagagagagagtttaagAAAACAGGTGATTGCATACGGCTGCTTTACTTTTTATGTGTTTTGGTACTTGACATTTACTTCTATTAAGGTTCAAGGAAGCCCAGAAGATTGTGATCATTGTAGGAGGGTTAGTAAAATAAAGATGGATGAAGGAACAAAAATAAAACAGAGGGGCTACCAAGGAATTTTCATGATTCGGCCTTCTCTTTGGAGCAGTTCTTTTTGAATTAGGAGGAATTTTTCTAACACTTCTTCAAAGCAATCTCCTTCCCCTTTGGACCAGACTAGCAAAGAACTTTAGGGCTCCAGTTCgatatttttgaattaaaacCTGGAGGAAAAGAAGTGAGCAACCCAAGTTTAAGTTGATATCAGCTAAGCCAGTCTAGAGGTGGTTAAAACTTTGGGAACAGAATAAAGTTCATACAGACAGGAAGCTGGCATTGGAATTCAGTCTAGGGTTTTAGAAAACATACAACATCCAAAAGGCTCCATGCATGCCTTGAGCTGTTGCCTGTACGTAAATCACCATAATCTCATCTTTGAATTTCCAAAACTTGTAAGGTTTGCAATAAAAGAATATATAATAAAGTCTACAAATTATCCTCCGAACTATGGATTACTTTCAATGAATCAACTCATCCAGAAAAAAAAGCCCTTAATATGAAAGCCATTTTTCTGAAACTACAAGGGCAACTCATAAGAGCCATATTTATTTGAATCTGTGAAGCCATGCAATTTGCCAAGATTACATTGAACCATGCAATTTCCCTAGAATAATGTCTTATATTACAACTGTTTGTCCAATCTGTTGTGCAAAGTTGGGAAGTTCCTTCTGCAGAAATATGTGCACCTCTCCCTTTTCACCAATTTGATCCATCTGCCACGAGGCACATAAGCATATGTTACAATAGAAAATATTGAAAGATCAAAAAAACTCATAAAATGGCATTCAAATGCCATGGTATTCCACCTGTAAACTCTACTTATAAATTGTCATCCATACAAGTAATCAATCACCCAAATCATGAAGATAGTGAGTAATAATAATTCATGAAGAGAAGGACATGATTGATTTAGAGCACAAGAATTGAGCTTTTTTCTCCTTGCATCGTAAGATTTGGAGCTGCAGAAAAAGACAGAAGGTGAAGAACAGTTTAAGAAGCCGATGCATTTGTTAATTACTCAAGTTACAGTGTTATCAACAGATTCACTTCTCAATAGCATCAGGCATTTCCTTACAACAAATGAAGTTcttaatgaataaataaattaaaggaaaACAGAGATAATAGCAACAAAAATTTCTGTGAATTTTTTGAGAGAATCTCAAGAGCAACTTCCATAATAACGAAGATCACAAATCCAGGCGACTCCAGATCAAATTTAATGCTGCAACTTCTCGAGGATAAAATACACAGATGGAATGCAAGTGCTGCCCTATTTCTTTTAAGTAATATCTCCCGTTCCATTTAGAACTTTGAGAATGCATAACTGCAGCTTCCCACCATGTGTCATGACACCTGTGCCCAAGGAATGTTTACTTTCAGAATTCAGAGCTGAAGCATTGCTCATCAGAGCCATTGCAAGATTTAATTTCACAATAGAGCTCTATATCCCCTGCTATGAGTATCTCAAATATCCAAGAGGATGCAATGGAGACTAATTGAACACATGTTCGTGCATCTTGCCTAAAAAGCTAATGTGACAGATCTTTGCAGATTACTTTTTTTTCTGGAAAGTTTGTCACCCATAATAGGATGTTCTCATGTTAATGCTATGTGctccaaaccaaaaaaaaaaaaatcttacccTAAAAGaatttcatttttaatcaagttGGAACTCCCGCATCAACAAAGATCAACCCTGCTTATCGGCATATTTAACACTGAGAAGTACAGAAAAGAAAAGCTGACATGCAAAAACAAGATTCTTATCATTTTGTGGTGCAATAGAAATTGAACTTTTCAGTATACTTGTTGTCCCCCCTTATTTTGCTCCATCAGCCTTCCCACCAGCAACATATCATCCTACTTCCCTGCTACAGCAAGATATCCTAAATGAATGCTTCCACGTGTAATATTTCAGATTTCTGTCCTGCTAAACAGAAACAGGCTCTTTTTTGGCCTGTTAAGGACAAAAGAGGTTGATGAAGTTTGTTTTAGATAAAAGTTATGTATATGAAGTTTGCTTTACATAAAAGTTATGTATATGGAGtgtacaagatcaaatcaatagtTACAGGTGAGATATTATAACATGGTAGGTTTTTCAGTTAAACATCAATTCTAAATCTATGCATTATCATCTGTTATTTTCTTTTAGCCTATTGTTAAATTTCAGCAGATATTAATGTAGATTATAAGAAATCTTTGGTGTATTGTTAGGAATAAACTAAATATTCGTAAATGCATACACGTTACAACTTACATTGAAAATTTTCTTGTGTATCCCATATTTTTGTATTCATTATGAAACATTTTCTTGATAGCCTCTccttttctatcattaaatctaaattattatttttcagaatttaaccGAACCAGCCAACAATATGAAACAAAACAGCCAGAAAAGTCGATTTGTGACTATCTGAAGTAAACATATTAAACTCGGTTGGAGTTGGAAGACAAAAAGCTTCAAGATCACAAAGACTCCTCCGGCTCCATATACCTAACCAGAAAACTGACTTAAAGACCGATCCTCCCTTGAACTCTACAAGCAACCATAAGCATCCTCCAAACCACTAGACTGGGTTTTAAAGGCATTTTATACATAAAGGCCTTTCTCTGGCAAAACTTCATATGTGGAAATAGCACTTTAGATTTAATATGCACAATCTCCCGATTGATGATATAATTGCACTGCATGATTCCATACAGTGTCTACCCACATCAAATAAACTAGTTAAACAAAATATGATCTAGTCCAGCACAAAAGAAGGCGAATCCACAAGATTTCTAGAGCTTACCTTCCCTGATAACTAACGGCATGCCCAAAAATCACTGGATTTCAAACACAGCGCCTCCTTTACACATTTCAAATATGCTTTTGCTCTATCCAAACACCTAGTTccacatatatatatctacataaGAACATTGGACAACAAATATTCCAAGGCTTTTATTCGAATGCTGGCATGGCACTGGCATACAAAATTGTAATTAAAGGTCATATTCCTACTAACGTCCTCTAGAACGATCCAGGCTACATTTTAGGGAAATTTGGATGCCCATTTTGCTACACACAGACTGAATGCTGGGTCAGAGGCTTCTAAGTAAATTAAAAAACAATGACTGGTGAACTCACAAGGTTTGAGAGAAGGATATAACAGTGGGATAAAACAGAGAGATCAGGGACGCCAAAAATACAAAAATCCCAAAAATAAATGAATACAATAAGACCGTTTCTGATAATCAGCATAAGTCACCTTTCAAGTTGATCATGGCATCAGAATGGTTTCCATTTAGCCTAAACGATTTACCACCCCAGCCAACAACTTTACTGTATTATCAGATACCCTGAGAATATCATCCTCATACAGCATAACAGGTATATCCAAATAATATCGAATCCAGATTCTTTATCTAGCTCGAAACAAGTTGATCAGATCGCTTTGTCAGTCTCAGAATTTCTGCTTTTTAAATGACTTTATGCTGTTGCACATAGAAAGGGTAAGAGAAAGAAGACCCCTGTGCATCCCAAACAACTTACAGATATTGCTTCAAGATGCACATCCATAAAACAAGAACAAAATACATGGAGATAACTAATTGCTCAATACTATCAAACATCAGAGTTAAATGGTCCAGCAGGgatattttgaaaaagaaatggCAGATTTTTAGGACTAGTTATTTGTCATCACAGAATCTAGCCATAATAAGCTGCAAGCTTAGTAGCAGGAATCTTCTGCTTAGCTAGCGCATCTGCTTCTGAATCTCCCCAGAAACCTGTTCCCACACCTGCAACCTAAGTGTTTTCTTACTAAAAATATTCTCAAGAGGCCCACTTCCCCATATCTGCACCTGAATCTGCACCAGCACCAGCACTTACTCCTGGTAAATAAGGATACAAGTGGTTCAGAGGTGTTACTGTATAAGAAGAAGCATCCTTATGGAGAACATCAACTAATCTCTGTTTTAAGGATGAATAATCAAGTTCACTGATACAATTGATTCTAACAATCTCTCCCTTGAACTGAAGTaaatgaaaggacttcttttgagAAGACAAGTTTGACAAGGCCCAACTCACATTCATAAAGTAAATGAAAAGCAAGTACAAAGAGAAGCCCAAGgccaagaaaaaacaaaaa is from Phoenix dactylifera cultivar Barhee BC4 chromosome 6, palm_55x_up_171113_PBpolish2nd_filt_p, whole genome shotgun sequence and encodes:
- the LOC120111000 gene encoding probable arabinosyltransferase ARAD1, with product MTERKMQPLSFVTKRFLFFVVSLSIFLLVFSCSTLLRSSSGYLIPESVLMLVLANKTSELSTQFRDHSYHHLELLPPPPPPPMKYRISVRRNSNSKKDARVSGEGKRKRCDSNQALLKVYMYDLPPEFHFGLLGWKGRKDQIWPEVRNRIPTYPGGLNLQHSVEYWLTLDLLSSNSPGVVRPCSAIRVMDSSHADAIFVPFFSSLSYNRHSKLHGKGKVGQNKLLQKKLVDYLMSREEWRRAGGKDHVIVAHHPNSMLEARRKLGSAMFLLADFGRYPVEIANLKKDVIAPYMHVVPSVGNDSAPFEDRPILAYFQGAILRKDGGMIRQKLYKLLKDEKDVHFAYGSVRENGIRHAGRGMASSRFCLNIAGDTPSSNRLFDAIVSQCVPVVISDDIELPFEDVLDYSEFCIFVRASDAVQKGFLLNLLRGIKRDEWTKMWERLKQIAHHFEYQYPSKQGDAVQMIWEALARKISYVHLELHKENRLHRAELMN